The Argopecten irradians isolate NY chromosome 4, Ai_NY, whole genome shotgun sequence genome has a window encoding:
- the LOC138320964 gene encoding putative malate dehydrogenase 1B codes for MAKVVIAGKADCPYYARCELLGDKLARNLPDFKLHKIVKQTGEWEKWLKTTCNERGWSHVKSPIVWRELIDRGGKGVLIGGANEFQEYANGYYGMESELISSDMIKISKENLQYKTEMDEEEREIKAQSKPLHVCITVAASPVCYAMVNAIAKGDVFGSKQEIALHLHDAKDKMETLEGLKMEANDLAHGLLRDVTVETNVRKAFSNCGAIILMDEVVMKDGESKDAWYKRNSNLFSGYAKIINEVARKNVKVLLTGDGPINFNVFMMIQNAPDIPRQNFAGLSRMLENHTKAVIADKLNVNSSGVVNVIIWGNINGEYYIDLDNSRVHGYEGAIWGPPSFSLPTKEMIWDKQWLTKEFPELVQTRKATVEGELKHGASMSKAAAIATMLCHWWSGSPNGQTFSLAVCSEGWYGIPAGLVYSFPVTMHPKGYWYVVQDIDLSEEVKEKLKVTVQDLVSEKEIMYPPPKPPTPPPGEVKVTIIDPKEEAAAAAAAASEKEEEEKKVESGEEGTGSTTTTSDSAVEVDSSTEPKLETIVEEKAGNENANAAASSENEAKGENSEQEAAPTEEPATE; via the exons ATGGCGAAGGTGGTCATTGCAG GGAAGGCTGACTGTCCATACTATGCCCGATGTGAACTGCTTGGAGACAAATTAGCTAGAAACCTCCCAGACTTTAAACTCCACAAAATTGTGAAGCAGACTGGTGAATGGGAG AAATGGCTGAAAACAACTTGTAATGAGCGTGGATGGTCCCACGTGAAGTCACCAATAGTTTGGAGGGAGTTGATTGACCGTGGTGGGAAAGGTGTCCTGATCGGTGGTGCCAATGAGTTTCAAGAGTATGCCAATGGATATTATGGGATGGAATCAGAACTTATCAGTTCTGATATGATTAAAATCTCAAAAGAAAATCTCCAATACAAAACAGAAATGGATGAGGAAGAGAGAGAAATAAAAGCACAGAGCAAAcctctacatgtatgtattactGTAGCAGCAAGCCCTGTGTGTTATGCCATGGTGAATGCCATTGCCAAGGGCGATGTTTTTGGAAGCAAGCAGGAAATAGCGCTGCACTTACATGATGCCAAGGACAAAATGGAAACTTTGGAGGGATTAAAGATGGAAGCAAATGATCTGGCCCATGGACTTCTGAGGGATGTGACAGTTGAAACGAACGTGCGTAAAGCTTTTAGCAACTGTGGTGCAATCATCCTTATGGATGAGGTTGTCATGAAAGATGGTGAAAGCAAGGACGCATGGTACAAAAGAAATTCAAATCTGTTCTCTGGTTATGCTAAAATTATTAATGAAGTAGCCAGAAAGAATGTGAAAGTGCTGCTAACAGGAGATGGACCAATCAATTTTAATGTGTTTATGATGATTCAGAATGCTCCCGATATTCCCCGTCAAAACTTTGCTGGACTCTCCAGGATGTTGGAGAACCATACCAAGGCTGTGATTGCTGACAAGTTGAATGTCAATTCTAGCGGGGTTGTTAACGTTATAATCTGGGGCAATATCAATGGTGAATACTACATTGACCTTGACAACAGCCGTGTCCATGGTTACGAAGGTGCTATTTGGGGCCCGCCATCATTTTCATTACCAACTAAAGAAATGATCTGGGACAAACAGTGGCTTACTAAGGAATTCCCAGAACTTGTCCAAACAAGGAAAGCTACTGTTGAGGGAGAGCTCAAGCATGGAGCCTCCATGTCAAAGGCAGCAGCCATTGCGACCATGCTGTGTCACTGGTGGAGCGGGTCTCCAAATGGACAGACCTTTTCACTAGCTGTGTGCTCCGAGG GTTGGTATGGTATCCCTGCTGGCCTTGTCTACTCCTTTCCAGTAACCATGCACCCAAAAGGTTACTGGTATGTCGTACAGGATATTGACCTTTCAGAGGAGGTCAAGGAAAAACTCAAGGTCACCGTACAG GATTTGGTGTCTGAGAAGGAAATTATGTACCCACCTCCAAAACCTCCTACCCCACCACCAggtgaggtcaaggtcactatTATTGATCCCAAGGAGGAAGCTGCTGCTGCAGCTGCTGCAGCATCAGAGAAGGAAGAAGAGGAAAAGAAAGTGGAGTCAGGGGAGGAAGGCACAG GAAGCACAACAACAACATCTGATTCAGCTGTAGAGGTCGACTCGTCTACTGAGCCAAAGTTGGAGACAATTGTGGAGGAGAAAGCAGGCAATGAGAATGCTAATGCTGCAGCCAGCAGTGAAAATGAAGCCAAGGGGGAGAACTCTGAACAGGAAGCTGCTCCAACAGAGGAACCAGCGACAGAATGA